The Oreochromis niloticus isolate F11D_XX linkage group LG15, O_niloticus_UMD_NMBU, whole genome shotgun sequence genome includes a region encoding these proteins:
- the LOC100695574 gene encoding regulator of nonsense transcripts 1 isoform X2 — MSVEAYGPSSQTLTFLDTEEAELLGADTQGSEYDFTDFTLPSQTQTQGQTQSQLDSQVNGPDEGLHNGGVDDSVAKASQLLAELNFEEDEEDTYYTKDLPLHACSYCGIHDPACVVYCNTSKKWFCNGRGNTSGSHIVNHLVRAKCKEVTLHKDGPLGETVLECYNCGCRNVFLLGFIPAKADSVVVLLCRQPCASQSSLKDINWDSSQWQPLIQDRCFLSWLVKIPSEQEQLRARQITAQQINKLEELWKDNPTATLEDLEKPGVDEEPQHVLLRYEDAYQYQNIFGPLVKLEADYDKKLKESQTQDNITVRWDLGLNKKRIAYFTLPKTDSDMRLMQGDEICLRYKGDLAPLWKGIGHVIKVPDNYGDEIAIELRSSVGAPVEIPHNFQVDFVWKSTSFDRMQSALKTFAVDETSVSGYIYHKLLGHEVEDVTIKCQLPKRFTAPGLPDLNHSQVYAVKTVLQRPLSLIQGPPGTGKTVTSATIVYHLSRQGNGPVLVCAPSNIAVDQLTEKIDKTGLKVVRLCAKSREAIESPVSFLALHNQISNMDSMPELQKLQQLKDETGELSSADEKRYRALKRTAERELLMNADVICCTCVGAGDPRLAKMQFRSILIDESTQATEPECMVPVVLGAKQLILVGDHCQLGPVVMCKKAAKAGLSQSLFERLVVLGIRPIRLQVQYRMHPALSAFPSNIFYEGSLQNGVTAADRIKKGFDFQWPQPDKPMFFYVTQGQEEIASSGTSYLNRTEAANVEKITTRLLKAGAKPDQIGIITPYEGQRSYLVQYMQFSGSLHTKLYQQVEIASVDAFQGREKDFIILSCVRANEHQGIGFLNDPRRLNVALTRAKYGVIIVGNPKALSKQPLWNNLLNNYKEQKVLVEGPLNNLRESLMQFSKPRKLVNTINPGGRFMSTAMYDAREALIPGSAYDRSNGGRPSNMYFQTHDQIGMIGAGPGPMAAMNIPIPFNLVMPPMAPPSYLGQTNGPAAGRGAMKGKPGRGGRQRLRGSAHQGASQGNGPNSQASQDGASQSFSQGPLTQGYISMSQPSQMSQPGLSQPELSQDSYLGDEFKSQIDVALSQDSTYQGERAYQHGGVTGLSQY, encoded by the exons ATGAGCGTGGAGGCGTACGGGCCGAGCTCCCAGACCCTCACCTTCCTGGACACCGAGGAAGCGGAGTTGCTCGGAGCGGACACCCAGGGCTCGGAGTATGACTTCACCGACTTCACCCTTCCCAGTCAGACGCAAACTCAAGGGCAGACACAGAGCCAGCTGGACAGCCAG GTAAATGGTCCTGATGAGGGTCTTCACAACGGTGGAGTGGATGATTCCGTGGCCAAAGCCAGCCAACTGTTGGCCGAGCTGAACTttgaggaggatgaagaggacacGTACTACACCAAAGACCTACCCTTGCACGCGTGCAG CTACTGTGGTATCCACGATCCAGCGTGTGTGGTATACTGCAATACCAGCAAGAAGTGGTTCTGTAATGGGCGTGGCAATACATCTGGCAG CCATATTGTAAACCATTTGGTGAGAGCCAAGTGCAAAGAAGTGACACTGCATAAAGATGGGCCGCTGGGCGAAACCGTGCTGGAGTGTTACAACTGCGGCTGTCGCAACGTCTTTCTCCTGGGCTTCATCCCAGCTAAGGCTGATTCTGTGGTGGTGCTACTCTGCAG GCAGCCCTGTGCCAGCCAAAGCAGCCTGAAGGACATCAACTGGGACAGCTCGCAGTGGCAGCCGCTGATCCAGGACCGATGCTTTCTGTCCTGGCTGGTGAAGATCCCGTCAGAACAGGAGCAGCTTAGAGCCCGTCAGATCACGGCCCAGCAGATCAACAAGTTGGAGGAACTCTGGAAG GACAATCCCACTGCCACCTTGGAAGACCTGGAGAAACCTGGAGTAGATGAGGAGCCCCAGCATGTACTGCTGCGTTACGAGGATGCTTATCAATACCAAAATATATTTGGCCCTTTGGTCAAATTGGAAGCTGACTACGACAAGAAGCTTAAGGAGTCACAG ACTCAAGATAATATAACGGTTAGGTGGGATCTGGGGCTGAACAAAAAGCGGATTGCCTATTTCACTCTTCCTAAGACGGATTCAG ATATGCGGCTGATGCAAGGTGATGAGATTTGTCTGCGGTACAAGGGAGACCTGGCCCCACTGTGGAAGGGCATCGGTCATGTCATCAAGGTCCCAGACA ACTATGGAGATGAAATTGCCATTGAGTTGCGGAGCAGTGTTGGAGCACCTGTGGAAATCCCCCACAACTTCCAGGTGGACTTTGTGTGGAAGTCAACTTCCTTTGATAG GATGCAAAGCGCCCTGAAGACGTTTGCGGTGGATGAGACCTCAGTGTCTGGCTACATTTACCACAAACTCCTGGGCCATGAGGTCGAGGATGTCACCATTAAGTGCCAGCTGCCAAAGCGCTTCACTGCCCCAGGCCTTCCTGACCTCAATCACTCACAG GTGTATGCCGTGAAGACGGTGCTTCAGAGACCTCTTAGTCTGATCCAGGGGCCACCTGGCACTGGGAAGACCGTCACCTCTGCCACGATTGTGTACCACTTGTCCCGACAGGGCAACGG ACCAGTTTTGGTGTGTGCTCCCAGTAACATTGCTGTGGACCAGCTGACTGAGAAGATCGATAAGACTGGACTGAAGGTTGTCAGGCTGTGTGCCAAGAGCAGGGAGGCCATCGAGTCCCCTGTGTCTTTCCTTGCTTTACACAACCAGATCAGCAACATGGACAG TATGCCGGAGCTTCAGAAACTACAGCAGCTAAAAGATGAGACTGGTGAGCTGTCGTCTGCTGATGAGAAACGCTACAGGGCTCTGAAGCGCACTGCTGAGAGGGAGCTGCTCATG AACGCTGACGTAATCTGCTGCACTTGTGTCGGAGCTGGAGACCCTCGTCTGGCCAAGATGCAGTTTCGTTCGATCCTGATCGATGAGAGCACCCAAGCCACTGAGCCCGAGTGTATGGTGCCCGTGGTGTTGGGAGCAAAGCAG CTTATTCTGGTGGGTGACCACTGCCAGTTGGGTCCTGTGGTGATGTGTAAGAAGGCGGCTAAAGCAGGTCTGTCGCAGTCCCTGTTTGAGCGCCTGGTGGTCCTGGGGATCCGGCCGATCCGCCTGCAGGTCCAGTACCGAATGCACCCGGCTCTCAGTGCCTTCCCCTCTAACATTTTCTACGAGGGATCCCTGCAGAATGGCGTCACTGCAG CTGACCGCATCAAGAAAGGCTTTGACTTCCAGTGGCCACAACCAGACAAGCCCATGTTCTTTTACGTTACTCAAGGTCAGGAGGAAATCGCCAGCTCTGGAACCTCGTACCTTAACAG GACTGAAGCTGCAAACGTGGAGAAAATCACCACCAGGCTGCTGAAGGCGGGAGCCAAACCCGATCAGATCGGCATCATCACCCCATACGAGGGTCAGCGCTCCTACCTGGTCCAGTACATGCAGTTTAGCGGCTCCCTGCACACCAAACTCTATCAG CAAGTGGAAATTGCCAGCGTGGACGCCTTTCAGGGCAGAGAGAAGGACTTCATAATCCTGTCTTGTGTTCGAGCCAACGAGCACCAGGGAATCGGCTTCCTGAACGACCCTCGCCGTCTCAACGTGGCGCTGACCAGGGCCAA GTATGGTGTGATCATTGTGGGCAACCCCAAGGCGCTCTCCAAGCAGCCACTGTGGAACAACCTGCTGAACAACTACAAGGAGCAAAAGGTCCTCGTGGAGGGCCCCCTAAACAACCTGAGGGAGAGCCTCATGCAGTTCAGCAAGCCCCGCAAACTGGTCAACACCATCAACCCT GGAGGACGTTTTATGAGCACTGCAATGTACGATGCCCGTGAGGCTCTCATCCCTGGTTCTGCATACGACCGCAGCAATG GTGGACGTCCATCTAATATGTACTTCCAAACACATGACCAGATTGGGATGATTGGTGCAGGCCCAGGTCCCATGGCTGCTATGAATATTCCTATACCCTTCAACTTGGTGATGCCACCAATGGCTCCACCTAGCTATCTAGGTCAGACCAATGGCCCTGCTGCAG GACGTGGAGCAATGAAAGGTAAGCCTGGGCGTGGCGGGCGGCAGAGGCTCCGTGGTTCAGCACACCAGGGTGCCAGTCAGGGTAATGGACCCAACAGTCAGGCCAGCCAGGATGGAGCCTCCCAATCCTTCTCCCAGGGGCCACTGACACAAGGCTACATCTCCATGAGCCAGCCCTCACAGATGAGCCAACCTGGCCTCTCCCAGCCAGAGCTCTCCCAG GACAGCTACCTGGGTGACGAGTTCAAGTCCCAAATCGACGTGGCTTTGTCCCAGGACTCGACCTACCAGGGTGAACGTGCGTACCAGCATGGCGGTGTGACTGGACTGTCGCAGTACTGA
- the LOC100695574 gene encoding regulator of nonsense transcripts 1 isoform X3: MSVEAYGPSSQTLTFLDTEEAELLGADTQGSEYDFTDFTLPSQTQTQGQTQSQLDSQVNGPDEGLHNGGVDDSVAKASQLLAELNFEEDEEDTYYTKDLPLHACSYCGIHDPACVVYCNTSKKWFCNGRGNTSGSHIVNHLVRAKCKEVTLHKDGPLGETVLECYNCGCRNVFLLGFIPAKADSVVVLLCRQPCASQSSLKDINWDSSQWQPLIQDRCFLSWLVKIPSEQEQLRARQITAQQINKLEELWKDNPTATLEDLEKPGVDEEPQHVLLRYEDAYQYQNIFGPLVKLEADYDKKLKESQTQDNITVRWDLGLNKKRIAYFTLPKTDSGGNSLNFPSSQWFCDMRLMQGDEICLRYKGDLAPLWKGIGHVIKVPDNYGDEIAIELRSSVGAPVEIPHNFQVDFVWKSTSFDRMQSALKTFAVDETSVSGYIYHKLLGHEVEDVTIKCQLPKRFTAPGLPDLNHSQVYAVKTVLQRPLSLIQGPPGTGKTVTSATIVYHLSRQGNGPVLVCAPSNIAVDQLTEKIDKTGLKVVRLCAKSREAIESPVSFLALHNQISNMDSMPELQKLQQLKDETGELSSADEKRYRALKRTAERELLMNADVICCTCVGAGDPRLAKMQFRSILIDESTQATEPECMVPVVLGAKQLILVGDHCQLGPVVMCKKAAKAGLSQSLFERLVVLGIRPIRLQVQYRMHPALSAFPSNIFYEGSLQNGVTAADRIKKGFDFQWPQPDKPMFFYVTQGQEEIASSGTSYLNRTEAANVEKITTRLLKAGAKPDQIGIITPYEGQRSYLVQYMQFSGSLHTKLYQQVEIASVDAFQGREKDFIILSCVRANEHQGIGFLNDPRRLNVALTRAKYGVIIVGNPKALSKQPLWNNLLNNYKEQKVLVEGPLNNLRESLMQFSKPRKLVNTINPGGRFMSTAMYDAREALIPGSAYDRSNGGRPSNMYFQTHDQIGMIGAGPGPMAAMNIPIPFNLVMPPMAPPSYLGQTNGPAAGRGAMKGKPGRGGRQRLRGSAHQGASQGNGPNSQASQDGASQSFSQGPLTQGYISMSQPSQMSQPGLSQPELSQDSYLGDEFKSQIDVALSQDSTYQGERAYQHGGVTGLSQY; this comes from the exons ATGAGCGTGGAGGCGTACGGGCCGAGCTCCCAGACCCTCACCTTCCTGGACACCGAGGAAGCGGAGTTGCTCGGAGCGGACACCCAGGGCTCGGAGTATGACTTCACCGACTTCACCCTTCCCAGTCAGACGCAAACTCAAGGGCAGACACAGAGCCAGCTGGACAGCCAG GTAAATGGTCCTGATGAGGGTCTTCACAACGGTGGAGTGGATGATTCCGTGGCCAAAGCCAGCCAACTGTTGGCCGAGCTGAACTttgaggaggatgaagaggacacGTACTACACCAAAGACCTACCCTTGCACGCGTGCAG CTACTGTGGTATCCACGATCCAGCGTGTGTGGTATACTGCAATACCAGCAAGAAGTGGTTCTGTAATGGGCGTGGCAATACATCTGGCAG CCATATTGTAAACCATTTGGTGAGAGCCAAGTGCAAAGAAGTGACACTGCATAAAGATGGGCCGCTGGGCGAAACCGTGCTGGAGTGTTACAACTGCGGCTGTCGCAACGTCTTTCTCCTGGGCTTCATCCCAGCTAAGGCTGATTCTGTGGTGGTGCTACTCTGCAG GCAGCCCTGTGCCAGCCAAAGCAGCCTGAAGGACATCAACTGGGACAGCTCGCAGTGGCAGCCGCTGATCCAGGACCGATGCTTTCTGTCCTGGCTGGTGAAGATCCCGTCAGAACAGGAGCAGCTTAGAGCCCGTCAGATCACGGCCCAGCAGATCAACAAGTTGGAGGAACTCTGGAAG GACAATCCCACTGCCACCTTGGAAGACCTGGAGAAACCTGGAGTAGATGAGGAGCCCCAGCATGTACTGCTGCGTTACGAGGATGCTTATCAATACCAAAATATATTTGGCCCTTTGGTCAAATTGGAAGCTGACTACGACAAGAAGCTTAAGGAGTCACAG ACTCAAGATAATATAACGGTTAGGTGGGATCTGGGGCTGAACAAAAAGCGGATTGCCTATTTCACTCTTCCTAAGACGGATTCAGGTGGTAATTCTCTAAACTTTCCTTCCTCCCAGTGGTTCTGTG ATATGCGGCTGATGCAAGGTGATGAGATTTGTCTGCGGTACAAGGGAGACCTGGCCCCACTGTGGAAGGGCATCGGTCATGTCATCAAGGTCCCAGACA ACTATGGAGATGAAATTGCCATTGAGTTGCGGAGCAGTGTTGGAGCACCTGTGGAAATCCCCCACAACTTCCAGGTGGACTTTGTGTGGAAGTCAACTTCCTTTGATAG GATGCAAAGCGCCCTGAAGACGTTTGCGGTGGATGAGACCTCAGTGTCTGGCTACATTTACCACAAACTCCTGGGCCATGAGGTCGAGGATGTCACCATTAAGTGCCAGCTGCCAAAGCGCTTCACTGCCCCAGGCCTTCCTGACCTCAATCACTCACAG GTGTATGCCGTGAAGACGGTGCTTCAGAGACCTCTTAGTCTGATCCAGGGGCCACCTGGCACTGGGAAGACCGTCACCTCTGCCACGATTGTGTACCACTTGTCCCGACAGGGCAACGG ACCAGTTTTGGTGTGTGCTCCCAGTAACATTGCTGTGGACCAGCTGACTGAGAAGATCGATAAGACTGGACTGAAGGTTGTCAGGCTGTGTGCCAAGAGCAGGGAGGCCATCGAGTCCCCTGTGTCTTTCCTTGCTTTACACAACCAGATCAGCAACATGGACAG TATGCCGGAGCTTCAGAAACTACAGCAGCTAAAAGATGAGACTGGTGAGCTGTCGTCTGCTGATGAGAAACGCTACAGGGCTCTGAAGCGCACTGCTGAGAGGGAGCTGCTCATG AACGCTGACGTAATCTGCTGCACTTGTGTCGGAGCTGGAGACCCTCGTCTGGCCAAGATGCAGTTTCGTTCGATCCTGATCGATGAGAGCACCCAAGCCACTGAGCCCGAGTGTATGGTGCCCGTGGTGTTGGGAGCAAAGCAG CTTATTCTGGTGGGTGACCACTGCCAGTTGGGTCCTGTGGTGATGTGTAAGAAGGCGGCTAAAGCAGGTCTGTCGCAGTCCCTGTTTGAGCGCCTGGTGGTCCTGGGGATCCGGCCGATCCGCCTGCAGGTCCAGTACCGAATGCACCCGGCTCTCAGTGCCTTCCCCTCTAACATTTTCTACGAGGGATCCCTGCAGAATGGCGTCACTGCAG CTGACCGCATCAAGAAAGGCTTTGACTTCCAGTGGCCACAACCAGACAAGCCCATGTTCTTTTACGTTACTCAAGGTCAGGAGGAAATCGCCAGCTCTGGAACCTCGTACCTTAACAG GACTGAAGCTGCAAACGTGGAGAAAATCACCACCAGGCTGCTGAAGGCGGGAGCCAAACCCGATCAGATCGGCATCATCACCCCATACGAGGGTCAGCGCTCCTACCTGGTCCAGTACATGCAGTTTAGCGGCTCCCTGCACACCAAACTCTATCAG CAAGTGGAAATTGCCAGCGTGGACGCCTTTCAGGGCAGAGAGAAGGACTTCATAATCCTGTCTTGTGTTCGAGCCAACGAGCACCAGGGAATCGGCTTCCTGAACGACCCTCGCCGTCTCAACGTGGCGCTGACCAGGGCCAA GTATGGTGTGATCATTGTGGGCAACCCCAAGGCGCTCTCCAAGCAGCCACTGTGGAACAACCTGCTGAACAACTACAAGGAGCAAAAGGTCCTCGTGGAGGGCCCCCTAAACAACCTGAGGGAGAGCCTCATGCAGTTCAGCAAGCCCCGCAAACTGGTCAACACCATCAACCCT GGAGGACGTTTTATGAGCACTGCAATGTACGATGCCCGTGAGGCTCTCATCCCTGGTTCTGCATACGACCGCAGCAATG GTGGACGTCCATCTAATATGTACTTCCAAACACATGACCAGATTGGGATGATTGGTGCAGGCCCAGGTCCCATGGCTGCTATGAATATTCCTATACCCTTCAACTTGGTGATGCCACCAATGGCTCCACCTAGCTATCTAGGTCAGACCAATGGCCCTGCTGCAG GACGTGGAGCAATGAAAGGTAAGCCTGGGCGTGGCGGGCGGCAGAGGCTCCGTGGTTCAGCACACCAGGGTGCCAGTCAGGGTAATGGACCCAACAGTCAGGCCAGCCAGGATGGAGCCTCCCAATCCTTCTCCCAGGGGCCACTGACACAAGGCTACATCTCCATGAGCCAGCCCTCACAGATGAGCCAACCTGGCCTCTCCCAGCCAGAGCTCTCCCAG GACAGCTACCTGGGTGACGAGTTCAAGTCCCAAATCGACGTGGCTTTGTCCCAGGACTCGACCTACCAGGGTGAACGTGCGTACCAGCATGGCGGTGTGACTGGACTGTCGCAGTACTGA
- the LOC100695574 gene encoding regulator of nonsense transcripts 1 isoform X1 has protein sequence MSVEAYGPSSQTLTFLDTEEAELLGADTQGSEYDFTDFTLPSQTQTQGQTQSQLDSQVNGPDEGLHNGGVDDSVAKASQLLAELNFEEDEEDTYYTKDLPLHACSYCGIHDPACVVYCNTSKKWFCNGRGNTSGSHIVNHLVRAKCKEVTLHKDGPLGETVLECYNCGCRNVFLLGFIPAKADSVVVLLCRQPCASQSSLKDINWDSSQWQPLIQDRCFLSWLVKIPSEQEQLRARQITAQQINKLEELWKDNPTATLEDLEKPGVDEEPQHVLLRYEDAYQYQNIFGPLVKLEADYDKKLKESQTQDNITVRWDLGLNKKRIAYFTLPKTDSGDMRLMQGDEICLRYKGDLAPLWKGIGHVIKVPDNYGDEIAIELRSSVGAPVEIPHNFQVDFVWKSTSFDRMQSALKTFAVDETSVSGYIYHKLLGHEVEDVTIKCQLPKRFTAPGLPDLNHSQVYAVKTVLQRPLSLIQGPPGTGKTVTSATIVYHLSRQGNGPVLVCAPSNIAVDQLTEKIDKTGLKVVRLCAKSREAIESPVSFLALHNQISNMDSMPELQKLQQLKDETGELSSADEKRYRALKRTAERELLMNADVICCTCVGAGDPRLAKMQFRSILIDESTQATEPECMVPVVLGAKQLILVGDHCQLGPVVMCKKAAKAGLSQSLFERLVVLGIRPIRLQVQYRMHPALSAFPSNIFYEGSLQNGVTAADRIKKGFDFQWPQPDKPMFFYVTQGQEEIASSGTSYLNRTEAANVEKITTRLLKAGAKPDQIGIITPYEGQRSYLVQYMQFSGSLHTKLYQQVEIASVDAFQGREKDFIILSCVRANEHQGIGFLNDPRRLNVALTRAKYGVIIVGNPKALSKQPLWNNLLNNYKEQKVLVEGPLNNLRESLMQFSKPRKLVNTINPGGRFMSTAMYDAREALIPGSAYDRSNGGRPSNMYFQTHDQIGMIGAGPGPMAAMNIPIPFNLVMPPMAPPSYLGQTNGPAAGRGAMKGKPGRGGRQRLRGSAHQGASQGNGPNSQASQDGASQSFSQGPLTQGYISMSQPSQMSQPGLSQPELSQDSYLGDEFKSQIDVALSQDSTYQGERAYQHGGVTGLSQY, from the exons ATGAGCGTGGAGGCGTACGGGCCGAGCTCCCAGACCCTCACCTTCCTGGACACCGAGGAAGCGGAGTTGCTCGGAGCGGACACCCAGGGCTCGGAGTATGACTTCACCGACTTCACCCTTCCCAGTCAGACGCAAACTCAAGGGCAGACACAGAGCCAGCTGGACAGCCAG GTAAATGGTCCTGATGAGGGTCTTCACAACGGTGGAGTGGATGATTCCGTGGCCAAAGCCAGCCAACTGTTGGCCGAGCTGAACTttgaggaggatgaagaggacacGTACTACACCAAAGACCTACCCTTGCACGCGTGCAG CTACTGTGGTATCCACGATCCAGCGTGTGTGGTATACTGCAATACCAGCAAGAAGTGGTTCTGTAATGGGCGTGGCAATACATCTGGCAG CCATATTGTAAACCATTTGGTGAGAGCCAAGTGCAAAGAAGTGACACTGCATAAAGATGGGCCGCTGGGCGAAACCGTGCTGGAGTGTTACAACTGCGGCTGTCGCAACGTCTTTCTCCTGGGCTTCATCCCAGCTAAGGCTGATTCTGTGGTGGTGCTACTCTGCAG GCAGCCCTGTGCCAGCCAAAGCAGCCTGAAGGACATCAACTGGGACAGCTCGCAGTGGCAGCCGCTGATCCAGGACCGATGCTTTCTGTCCTGGCTGGTGAAGATCCCGTCAGAACAGGAGCAGCTTAGAGCCCGTCAGATCACGGCCCAGCAGATCAACAAGTTGGAGGAACTCTGGAAG GACAATCCCACTGCCACCTTGGAAGACCTGGAGAAACCTGGAGTAGATGAGGAGCCCCAGCATGTACTGCTGCGTTACGAGGATGCTTATCAATACCAAAATATATTTGGCCCTTTGGTCAAATTGGAAGCTGACTACGACAAGAAGCTTAAGGAGTCACAG ACTCAAGATAATATAACGGTTAGGTGGGATCTGGGGCTGAACAAAAAGCGGATTGCCTATTTCACTCTTCCTAAGACGGATTCAGGTG ATATGCGGCTGATGCAAGGTGATGAGATTTGTCTGCGGTACAAGGGAGACCTGGCCCCACTGTGGAAGGGCATCGGTCATGTCATCAAGGTCCCAGACA ACTATGGAGATGAAATTGCCATTGAGTTGCGGAGCAGTGTTGGAGCACCTGTGGAAATCCCCCACAACTTCCAGGTGGACTTTGTGTGGAAGTCAACTTCCTTTGATAG GATGCAAAGCGCCCTGAAGACGTTTGCGGTGGATGAGACCTCAGTGTCTGGCTACATTTACCACAAACTCCTGGGCCATGAGGTCGAGGATGTCACCATTAAGTGCCAGCTGCCAAAGCGCTTCACTGCCCCAGGCCTTCCTGACCTCAATCACTCACAG GTGTATGCCGTGAAGACGGTGCTTCAGAGACCTCTTAGTCTGATCCAGGGGCCACCTGGCACTGGGAAGACCGTCACCTCTGCCACGATTGTGTACCACTTGTCCCGACAGGGCAACGG ACCAGTTTTGGTGTGTGCTCCCAGTAACATTGCTGTGGACCAGCTGACTGAGAAGATCGATAAGACTGGACTGAAGGTTGTCAGGCTGTGTGCCAAGAGCAGGGAGGCCATCGAGTCCCCTGTGTCTTTCCTTGCTTTACACAACCAGATCAGCAACATGGACAG TATGCCGGAGCTTCAGAAACTACAGCAGCTAAAAGATGAGACTGGTGAGCTGTCGTCTGCTGATGAGAAACGCTACAGGGCTCTGAAGCGCACTGCTGAGAGGGAGCTGCTCATG AACGCTGACGTAATCTGCTGCACTTGTGTCGGAGCTGGAGACCCTCGTCTGGCCAAGATGCAGTTTCGTTCGATCCTGATCGATGAGAGCACCCAAGCCACTGAGCCCGAGTGTATGGTGCCCGTGGTGTTGGGAGCAAAGCAG CTTATTCTGGTGGGTGACCACTGCCAGTTGGGTCCTGTGGTGATGTGTAAGAAGGCGGCTAAAGCAGGTCTGTCGCAGTCCCTGTTTGAGCGCCTGGTGGTCCTGGGGATCCGGCCGATCCGCCTGCAGGTCCAGTACCGAATGCACCCGGCTCTCAGTGCCTTCCCCTCTAACATTTTCTACGAGGGATCCCTGCAGAATGGCGTCACTGCAG CTGACCGCATCAAGAAAGGCTTTGACTTCCAGTGGCCACAACCAGACAAGCCCATGTTCTTTTACGTTACTCAAGGTCAGGAGGAAATCGCCAGCTCTGGAACCTCGTACCTTAACAG GACTGAAGCTGCAAACGTGGAGAAAATCACCACCAGGCTGCTGAAGGCGGGAGCCAAACCCGATCAGATCGGCATCATCACCCCATACGAGGGTCAGCGCTCCTACCTGGTCCAGTACATGCAGTTTAGCGGCTCCCTGCACACCAAACTCTATCAG CAAGTGGAAATTGCCAGCGTGGACGCCTTTCAGGGCAGAGAGAAGGACTTCATAATCCTGTCTTGTGTTCGAGCCAACGAGCACCAGGGAATCGGCTTCCTGAACGACCCTCGCCGTCTCAACGTGGCGCTGACCAGGGCCAA GTATGGTGTGATCATTGTGGGCAACCCCAAGGCGCTCTCCAAGCAGCCACTGTGGAACAACCTGCTGAACAACTACAAGGAGCAAAAGGTCCTCGTGGAGGGCCCCCTAAACAACCTGAGGGAGAGCCTCATGCAGTTCAGCAAGCCCCGCAAACTGGTCAACACCATCAACCCT GGAGGACGTTTTATGAGCACTGCAATGTACGATGCCCGTGAGGCTCTCATCCCTGGTTCTGCATACGACCGCAGCAATG GTGGACGTCCATCTAATATGTACTTCCAAACACATGACCAGATTGGGATGATTGGTGCAGGCCCAGGTCCCATGGCTGCTATGAATATTCCTATACCCTTCAACTTGGTGATGCCACCAATGGCTCCACCTAGCTATCTAGGTCAGACCAATGGCCCTGCTGCAG GACGTGGAGCAATGAAAGGTAAGCCTGGGCGTGGCGGGCGGCAGAGGCTCCGTGGTTCAGCACACCAGGGTGCCAGTCAGGGTAATGGACCCAACAGTCAGGCCAGCCAGGATGGAGCCTCCCAATCCTTCTCCCAGGGGCCACTGACACAAGGCTACATCTCCATGAGCCAGCCCTCACAGATGAGCCAACCTGGCCTCTCCCAGCCAGAGCTCTCCCAG GACAGCTACCTGGGTGACGAGTTCAAGTCCCAAATCGACGTGGCTTTGTCCCAGGACTCGACCTACCAGGGTGAACGTGCGTACCAGCATGGCGGTGTGACTGGACTGTCGCAGTACTGA